The Gadus chalcogrammus isolate NIFS_2021 chromosome 16, NIFS_Gcha_1.0, whole genome shotgun sequence DNA window GGTTCAGATCGGAGGGCAGTCATGAGAGCTCATAATGAATCACATTTGttcatatgtgtatgtttgtttgtgttatcTTTCTCTTCCCATCTGTCTTTAACAGGACCCTTCAATTGTACATCCCAGAGAAAATTGAATCTGGATGGAATGCATAAGTTTGGGGATGTTATTCTAGGAGGGATCTTTGCTATAAACTATTACACTGCATCTTCTGAACTGTATTTTACTTCAGAGCCGGATGATCCCATATGCCATGGGTGAGTCTGTCTAGGATGTTGTTGATCAAGAGTATTTACTATCCAATGACGTGTAATACTTTTGCTAATACActgatctattattattatttttcagcaTTGATATTCGAGGTTTCAGACAGGCCCAGACCATGGCCTTTGCTGTTGATGAAATTAACAGAAACTCCAAACTGCTTCCTAATATATCGTTGGGATACAGTCTATACGATAGCTGTTTCAAACTAGGGATCTCATTCCGTGCAGCTCTGTCTATGACCAGTGGCAGAGGAGAGCCGTTTAAATTAAATGAGAGCTGTTACGGGAATCCTCCTGTATTGGGTATTGTGGGAGATTCTTCCTCAACGCGTACTATTGCCATTTCTAGTATCCTAAGCTTGTACAGTCTACCAATGGTAAGTCAAATTTTAGAAAAAGTTTATTGTTGTTGATTGTCATTACCTGTTCAATTATAAATCTGAATTATTCAACATGAAGGGTTAAAAATATGttagaaattataaatatgggccatgaaaatgaatgatattttttctttcaaagGTCAGTTATTTTGCCACATGTTCCTGTCTGAGTGACAGGAGGCAGTTCCCATCATTCTTTAGAACTATTCCAAGTGACGCATTTCAGGTACTTTTATTACCACATGAACATTATTTGTCTGCATGTAATGCTAATGAAATAAATGTTTCTCCTAAATGTTCCAAAATGTATTTCTCAAAAAATTGTTGAACCAGGTGCGAGCTATGCTCCAGATTCTGAGGAGGTTTGGCTGGACCTGGGTTGGCCTGCTGATCAGTGATGACGACTACGGTCGCCACACGGCCCAATCATTCCAGTCAGACCTGGCCAAGTCTGGTGGAGGCTGTCTGGCTTATCTAGAGGTTCTGCCCTGGGGACACAATGTTGCTGAAATACAGAGGATTGTCGACAGAATGAAGAAATCCACATCCCGTGTGGTTACTGTTTTTGCACATACAAGCAACATGCTTGATCTCATGGAAGAGGTTATTGATTTAGTTATCGATAGTTATAGGAAAGTAGTGCAGATTTTTCAATGATAGAATAAAATTAGGGAAAAAACTTAAATGTTTCTATAGatgcactatatatatatatatatatatatatatatatatatatatatatatatactttgtaCTATGTAATCAACAGGTTGTAAAACAAAATGTGACCGGCCTACAATGGATTGCCAGTGAAGCCTGGAGTACAGCTAAAGTGCTCCATACTCCCACCTACATGCATTTTCTTGCAGGCACTCTGGGTATTGCCATTCGCCGGGGGGAATTACCAGGTCTCAGGGACTTCCTACTGACCATACGCCCCGACAATGACACACTCGGCACCCAGGACAACACCTTAGTGCGGATTTCTCCTAATAGACTCAGATTTTGATATGCCTTGTAGAAACAATCAATGTAAATGTGATCTCAAGGCAGCTCATGTTTGCTCATTAGTCCCCCTTATTTATGACTTCCTATTCATTAGGTGAAGCAGTTTTGGGAGCACATATTTCGGTGTAAATTTGTATCTGGTTGGATGGAGATGGAAGGTCAGACTCAAGAACGTCTATGTACAGGGAATGAGGTTCTAAGGAATAAAGAGACTGAATTCTTGGACCTGTCTAACCTCAGGCCTGAGTATAATGTGTACAAAGCTGTATATGCCCTGGCACATGCCCTACATGAACATCTGCAGTGTGTTCCAGGGAGTGGGCCTTTCAAAGGGCAAAGCTGTGCCCGTTTGCAGGGACTAGAGCCATGGCAGGTCTGTTTTCTATTGAATtccattatattatttattttcctgtgATTTATTAAAATTTAGTTTTCTGAGCTCAATAGTGCAATCCTGATGTTTTCACTCTTTATACTTCTTTCATGCCTTTTAGCTTGTTTATTATTTGCAAAGAGTCAATTTCACTACAGATTTTGGCGATCAAGTGTCATTTGATGAGAACGGAGATGTTTTACCAATCTATGATGTGATGAACTGGAGGTGGCTCCCAGATGGAAGCACTGAGGTTACAAATGTGGGAGACGTTAAAGAAATGGCTGCAAAAGTCATTGATCTTAACCTTGATGAAGACAAAATCTTTTGGAATTTTGAATCAAAAAAGGTCTGCTTTCAAACTATTAATTGCCATTGATATGTTTCATACATCATAATAGGAATTAGGTTTTAATGTAATCAACTTGTACCCCTTTAGCCTCCCAGGTCAGTGTGTAGTGAGAGCTGTCCCCCAGGCACTCGCATGGCCATAAAGAAAGGTGAACCTGTGTGCTGCTTTGACTGCATCCCCTGTTCAGATGGAAAAATAAGCAACGGGACAGGTTTGTTtgcaatgcatatatttatAAGCTGTACATCTTCTTGAAAAAGCCCTGACAAAAAGTATGAATGACTTCTGATTGTTTGTTAGATTCAACCGAATGTACAAGCTGTCCAGATGATTTTTGGTCCAACATCCAGCGGGATCAATGTGTCCCCAAAAGCAAGGAATTTCTTTCCTATGTTGAACCCCTGGGAATCTCCTTCACAACAGCATCATTATTTGGAGCACTCTTATGCACCATTGTTTTGGGAATCTTTACCCATCATCGGACCACGCCAGTGGTTAGGGCCAACAACTCAGAGCTTAGCTTCCTCATTCTGCTGTCACTCAAACTATGCTTTTTATGCtccttgtttttcattggtAAACCAAGGTTGTGGACTTGCCAGTTGAGGCATGCAGCATTTGGGATCAGctttgttctgtgtgtttcgtgtATCCTGGTGAAGACCATGGTAGTTCTGGCAGTGTTCAAGGCCTCCAAACCAGGTGGTGACCGTGGTCTGAAGTGGTTTGGAGTAATGCAACAGAGAGGGACTGTTGTATTTCTGACTTTAATACAAGCAGCAGTTTGTATAACATGGCTGGTGTCTTCCTCACCAGCTCCTAATGAAAACACAAAGTACTACAGCGACAGGATAGTAGTTGAGTGTCTAGTGGGGTCCACAGTAGGATTTGGAGTATTACTGGGCTATATTGGCTTGCTGGCTATTCTCAGTTTCCTGCTTGCATTCTTGGCACGAAATCTACCAGATAACTTCAATGAGGCCAAGTTTATCACCTTCAGCACGCTGGTCTTCTGTGCTGTTTGGATAGCCTTTATCCCAGCTTATATTAACTCCCCTGGTAAATATGCCGATGCTGTAGAGGTATTTGCCATTCTAGCTTCTAGTTTTGTGCTGTTACTGGCCCTATTTGGACCAAAGTGTTACATTATTCTCCTTAAGCctgagaaaaacacaaaaaaagcttTAATGGGACGAGGCTCACCAAGATCATAGAAACAGTGCATTGATTTGTCATGGTTGTTTTTAATAAATTCATTGAGTCAGTGAGATATATAGAATTAAGACAACATTGCCTGCATTTTATAATAACTTAATAACCTCAATCAAATTGTAGCAATTTTAAATGTTAATCAGATAGTTTGTCCAACATATATGTTAtcgtgaataaataaatacacatttatTTGGTTTTAATGGCTCTTTTCTCACAGGACAATGCAATAATACTTGATGTTTAATTACCGATAGGTTAGATAGAATATCTCAATAATGTTCTGCAATCTCACCTTATTCTCCTTGGCCTACATGCATGAAGCAGAAAGAAGTGAGGGAAATTAAATGGAGCTAGAGCCGGACATTCTCAAGTCTGAAGTTCGTGCAGCTGTGAAAAGCTTGAAGACTGGGAAGGCGGTTGGGTGCGACAACATACAGGCAGAATTGATAAAGGCATCAGGAGAGGTTGGAATTGACAAACTACACAGGATTTGTAGAACCATCTGGAAGTCTAGAAAGTGGCCGGGTGACTGGGTGAAATCTGTGATAGTTACGTTGTATAAGAAGGGTGACATGGGTGAATGCTCAAACTACAGAACGTTAAGCATGATCTCGCACTGTTCGAAGATCATTCTTTGGATCATTGCAAAAAGGATGTCTGGaaagatcgaggaggagcttaGAGACACTGAGTGCAGCTTTAGGGCTGGTCTGGGGACTAGAAATCAGATCTTCAACCTTGGCCAAATTGGTGAGAAATATCTTGAGACAGGTAAAAGTGTTCATATGTGTTTCCTCGACTATTCCAAAGCATTTGATTCAGTCAACCACAATAAGTTGTGGGAAGTTTGGGTAGTCTTGGTTTCTCAGAGCACATGATTGACGTCATTTGAGGCCTCTATACGGACAGTATGGTGATCGTAAAACAGTGTGGAGAGTCAAGCCCAGTTGAGATCAGGAAGGGAGTCAGACAAGGGTGTCTGATTGCACCTTCAATCTTCAACTTATACACCGAGAACCAAGAGCCAAGAGCCAAGAgccagaagaagagaagagttGCAAGAACTAGTGGATAGTGTTAACAACAAAGGGAAGGAATATGGTCTGAAGATCAACTCAGGGAAAACAAAGGTGATGACTTTTTCGAAGGCTGGAGATCTAAGTTGTCAACTTACGGTTGATGGCACTCTTATAGAGTATGTTGATCGCTTTGTATACCTTGGAGCGGTATTTTCGGCCAACATGGACGGCAGAAACACCATACGAATCAGAGCAAAATCTAAGTTCAGAGATTTTGATCACGTCTGAAAAGACCAAAGCCTGTCGTAGCCctgaataatttttttttaaaggcggTCGTGTGGCCAGTTTTTACTTATGCATGTGAGACGTGGTCCATGAGAAAAGCGGAGAGAGACTCTATCAACGCATTTGAGATGTGGTGCTACCGGAGGATCCtaatggtacggccacaccaaccgcgttactcgcgttggataacgcgagtaacgcacctaacctgacgcttgatcagtgtgtggtggttcaacgcttccaacgcgtcaacgcgccaacgcagctagatgagtccatgtccatgcaagtgaacggagcgttccctcttcgtcataactatcaaactgatgaagagaaagttctctcgcggacacgtcggacagtgaaatatttgatttaatcttaaggcatgatcatgggaaaagtactggcagcaaagttaccaaggatacattcgacgagacaatagattcacaagattcttatagggaacgttttcattgtgggtagggagtgggagttACCTTAGGCCAAGTACATTTGTAATACAATAGGTGGATATTGGACACGTCGGCAGGTCTGTAAGACATGGCTGTAAACAAGTTTAcgcaacaaagaagtcagtcgattggcctgatCTCAATACCAGACtgactggctccagtgggaactaAAATCCGAATtaccttaacctctctcagttaaaaagagaggaagggatgtgttttaagatacagagagaatgaatacagttccttctaatgtaataattatataaacaaggttaatataatttatatgtgattgtatatttatagttatgattgatatttccataacacaaaccaaacatccttcacattcaccgagcgaacattatgaaagtaaaatgcaaatttctcgctaaaaacgcatttaatggcgtaactatgttactatttccatcgagaataaagaaagatgtcggccttatgcttctgtgcaagcgtcactactctctgccagtgacgtcgggtgaagctccacgctgattggctattgcggctaaGCGTCaagcgttggagcgttgaaagttacattttttgaactccgggcgttggtgcgtttacgtgcgtaattacgtgcaactgccgcgtctaacgcccctaacgcaacgcttcaacgcgtgtaacgcgtctacgcgcctaaaccaatggttccctatgcaaaaatgcagattttcgatgcccctaacgcgagtaacgcggttggtgtggccgtacctttatgccgcgtttccactgcagggtgcggaacggatcggttcacaaaggtgcggtacgggttgcgtttccaccgccaaaagtgggcgtgacacGGACTTAGCTCAAGctgtacccgttttggcctcgttttcagtactcctccgttggggtactgaaaacgagacgagacgcctgaaagggtcctgggagattctagctacacaccccctctgttgattggtcgacagaatcatcacttccgggcgacgtggggataaaaacaaacaaacagtagcctcgaggtattattctttacaattaacatgtcgcgtaaaacgcttgcttgggcgaacaaggaggtggagacgttcgtctgcattcttggggaggaagacgttgtttacgatgtttacgtagctgccgcggcgatcgacatccggcctaccttagggtactgtcggcggtggaaacgcgacctcggaactgagctgggctataccgccccctccctaccgcacctttgcgaaccgatccgttccacaccctgcagtggaaacgcggcataagggTCTCATGGGTGGACCACATCACAAATGAAACCATACTCCTACGTATCGGTGAGGGTCGAAGTCTTCTGAGCTTCATATACAAAAGCAAGCTCAGATACTTTGGCCATATGATTCGGGCGGACAGGCTGGAATTCTTCCTATTTGATGGCTATGTAGATGGAAAGAGAGTTAGAGGAAGACCAAGGAGAGTGTGGAAGAACGACATAGAGGAGATAATGGAGATGAGTGGAAAGTGTGCGAGAATGGcagccctggagagagaggcaaagctgcaaacttgtcgcttttcggcgacaatcgccgttttcttggtcaatttggtcattcacgtgaatcTTGTAGAACTGGAGAGTTTTgttttggggaggggggtggggggggggtccagaattgcgaaaaattattggatcattcttataatttacatttctctgggccaatcggaatctcagcacttgcttcagaatctttcttataattgacatttctctgggccaatcggaatcttgAAGCACACAGCGCCAACTGAGCTCGCCATTGGATGAGACGGACGCCTGGCTACCGCGCATGCGCATCCGCATGCGCATGCATGCGGCCAAACAACGCAAGAGAGCTTGCGAAACACTcgtccagaggggtgttccacgaacggaggtttaacaaacactgagttaacgctgaactctaggttgatttaccctgtgccgactaacccagagttttcggttccacagcagcggttatgcattagttcaaatcaactcggggttggttaacacagggttgtgcgcatccacgccaaacctaaaaagacgtgatgtatggatcatggaaaccctgatcgaaatggcgaaacgggccgcttatttcaaagaaatggaacttcaggttcccctggagagctatgacgaggagaaggacattatcacaagaaaagggaacgctaaagcctctgcaacccggagaaccaaagcctggcagcggatcgctgaccgcgtaaatgcgttagttacacgtcaaaagcatgatccttaatatttcagccatgaatatataaatatcccagttaagcattcttaaagatcctaccacataacccctttcttctaaaaaaatatgtactccgatggcttccaagcggtcagcggatcaagtataaaaatgatacaaactggtaagcttttcccaccatcgtattggtataaatttttaagccaatcgtgaaaaggccgacagtcggcagactggatctggccctcaaattgtcttgaccccggtggaggagctgttaataaacataaattcagcgcgccctggcatggagggggtacctggaggtacttacctcctcagagagtcaggggccataccccactggttgaatgtaggattttgtgttttcttgtattttatatattttttgccttcgaagtaacaaatgcaaaccatgtgcttgccacagcgcatactattccaaaagttgatttttttggtaactgggtagaaaacctaaaagtgacaattcatcaacttcacggatcaagatggattagaaCATTCAGACAGACACTTTCACCTTCAAAGTGGCCAGCAAGAACAGAGTCCTAACAAGACGAGCCATTCTGTCTGTTGTTAGTTCCATATATGATCCATTGGGTTTCCTTGCCCCCTTTATCCTCAAAGCCAAACAGATTCTACAAAAGCTCTGCCTTGAAAAGTGTGGATGGGATGACCCCATTCCAGAAGTTCTCTCCAAACCCTGGCAAAGATGGGTCACAGAACTGGAGCAGCTGAACAGATTTCATGTGGACAGGTGTGTAAAACCTGAGAACTTTGGCCTAACCAGGACTGCTCGACTGCATCATTTCTGTGATGCAAGTGAGTCCGGCTACGGAACGGTGAGTTACCTCAGTCTTACAAACTGCAATGGCAATGTTCATGTCTCTTTTGTGCTTGCAAAGGCCAGAGTGGCTCCCGTGAGGCAGATGTCTATTCCCAGACTAGAACTCGCTGCTGCAACACTTGCCGTTAAAGTGGACAGGATGCTCCAGAAGGAACTTCACATGGACCTGGAGAATTCCACTTTCTGGACGGACAGCACATCAGTGCTGATATACATCTATAATGAAACAAAAAGGTTCCATACGTATGTAGCCAACAGGATTGCAGTGATTCATAACCTCTCTCAGGTGCATCAATGGAGATACGTCAACACTAGGGATAATCCAGCAGACGATGCCTCCCGCGGACTGAACATCGAACCGCTCTTGAAGTCCCCTAGATGGCTCCACGGCCCTCACTTCCTTTTAAAGCCGGAATCTTAATGGCCTGAGGCACCGGAGGACATCAGACACATACTCCACGATGATCCTGAGGTGAAGAGGGACATTACTGCAAATTGTTTACAGCTTGACAGTAATGCAACTACTTACCTCATTCAGTACTTCTCTTCATGGAAGAAACTTCAAAGAGCTGTTGCCTGGCTGCTGAAACTCAGAaagctcctgctgctcctgctgctggacGAAGCAGAGAGGGCGATCATTTGCTATGTACAGCAGTGTCACTTTGATTCTGAGCTCACTCTCTTAAGGAAAGGCATGCCAGTCAAAGCAGACAGCACCATATCCACACTGGATCCGGTCTTGGATGATGGAATCCTGAGGGTTGGAGGCAGGATAAGTAAATCTTCCATGCCGGTGAGTCTGAAACACCCCATCATCCTCCCCAAGGACTCACATGTGTCCAAACTGATCCTGCGTGAGATACACCAACAAGTAGGACACGCAGGAAGGAATCACATGCTGTCGAGGCTTAGGCAAAGGTTCTGGCTTCCCTCTGCCAATTCTGCTGCAAGATGTGTCATTAAATCCTGTGTCTTCTGTAGGAAATTGCAGTCCAAAGTTGGAGTTCAAAAGTGCCAAGAAATTCGTGGCCCCTAGGCCGAGTGGTGAAGACCCTGCCTGGGCCCAAAGGGCTCGTCCGGAGGGTTTTGGTGAAGACCAAGGCCAGCGTCATCCAGAGGCCTATCAGCAAACTTTGCCTGCTCCTGGAAGCTGATCCAGCTTAAAGGCCTTGCATGCTGGGCCAAGCTCATCACGCCCCCTTGCCCCTGCACACACTCACCTACACTGACAAACACCTACGCATGGTGTCCTCACCCACCGACATGCACATGGACTGTTGCATCCACAACGCATTCCCTCTCATCACTGTACATATACATGGACCTCTCATTCTTGCAGCACACTGACACTTGACTCTTGTTGCACCCATGGACATTTGAGCATACACGCGcatacgcacatacatgcatggaCTTTAAGACAAAGGCACatgtgcatatgcacacacccaTGGACTTTGGGAAACCTTGAGGCCCTATGGACCAAAGGAACTTTGAACTTTGGGGTCTTATGTGGGATCATTGGAAAGGAAAAACAATGTGTATGTATTGACACCATTGATGACAGTTATTAAGAATGTATTTATATAACTGAAACTTAAGTTATTATGGATTATGGCTCCATTTAGCATTGGATTGGTAATTGTTTTGCTTGAGCACTAACAATTAGGGGCCAGGATGTAGGAGCCATGTTTGTGGTTTCATGGTTTCTGATTTCTGATTTAGTTTTCATTTAAGTTATGACCACAGTTTGCAAGCCAGGAAAAGAaaatggttatttatttatttattttttgacacCTACCTGCTTACGTCATTTATCAGGTGGCAcgtaacccctcccccttgacTTGCCGGCGTACCGGCTAATTGAATAAATAGTGGGTTTAGTTTGAGGGTAGCGTGATAGCGAGGCGGAAAAGTTTCCGACCACATACTCCCGTATTCTCGTAAAGGTATATCACTCATTATAATTTCTCATCCTTTGGACTGTAACAGAAAGTAAACCGGAATTGTTCTGATTAAAACACCATTCACATGAACTTTCTGCGAGTGCTTTTTCTGGAACAAGTGCGTCGGGACCCTCGCCATTCACCTCGCGTGGCAATATCCAAAGCAAAGAATTGCCACTTCAGAGACAGACACCCCGGCAGCCATGAACACGGCTGGCTTAAATTCCCTCATTAGGACAGTAACACTCTAGCTCCTCCTGCAGGCCAAAGGGAACAGTACCAGACCCAAACAACAATATACAACAATATCCCTATACCctatagggagagggaggaattgTCACATCACTCCCCCCCATAAGACAGGAGACCATATCCTGGGCTTCTTGGAAAACATTTCTAAATCCCAATCACCACAACTTATTTCGTACTTGCACACATAAACCCCAAAAAACACATAGTTTTGTACACAGACATATAGGCCAACAGTCAAACTGTCATGATCCGCCCCTGGTTTtctcattcacctgcctgccaccctgatcactcccaattaacccaaccaccttcacctgtgtttcccctatatcagtcctctcctcccaaacattccctgccagattgtctcttgTGTTTCACAGTGCTTTCCCGCGATTCTACTCCTGACCTACCACCGCTCCTGCCTGCtctctgatccctgcctgtctgactattctcccggttcctgatcctcgcctgtctgactctcctgccggttcctgatccctgcctgtctgactctccttctggttcctgatcctcgcctgtctgactctcctgccggttcctgatccccgcctgtctgactaccccgTTGGTTCCTGATCCCTGCTTGTCTGACTACTCGCCTGTCTACGAAATAAACTATTGACTCTGTTCCACGCTCGTCgccagtctgtgcacttgggtgcAGCCAAACGCGCACGTTACACAAACAGCCTACACAGTCTTACTCACAACCCTATTATT harbors:
- the LOC130406574 gene encoding extracellular calcium-sensing receptor-like, whose protein sequence is MTSDCLLDSTECTSCPDDFWSNIQRDQCVPKSKEFLSYVEPLGISFTTASLFGALLCTIVLGIFTHHRTTPVVRANNSELSFLILLSLKLCFLCSLFFIGKPRLWTCQLRHAAFGISFVLCVSCILVKTMVVLAVFKASKPGGDRGLKWFGVMQQRGTVVFLTLIQAAVCITWLVSSSPAPNENTKYYSDRIVVECLVGSTVGFGVLLGYIGLLAILSFLLAFLARNLPDNFNEAKFITFSTLVFCAVWIAFIPAYINSPGKYADAVEVFAILASSFVLLLALFGPKCYIILLKPEKNTKKALMGRGSPRS